The following proteins come from a genomic window of Vallitaleaceae bacterium 9-2:
- a CDS encoding AraC family transcriptional regulator: MSNRTYYLSDKVEDINYGELVYVAHSSYEGEWASISHTHVLCEMFLVIGGEGTIYIEDQKIAIGPYDFIAINPNVKHREVSSEDNPLEYIVFGVGSISIEMDNSLYSKASFLSITKKVNFYTEELLHIGDRKNNHHLLMIQNIYELLFLEYLKISGNKAVASITQQVMRECNQAKRYMEAHYAENISLDLLAEELHLNKYYLSHCFTKTYGISLMNYLTSVRIQVSKKLLKETDYNIASIANSCGFTSQSYFSQSFKKIVKMTPYEFRKHNK; this comes from the coding sequence ATGAGTAATCGTACATATTATTTATCTGACAAAGTTGAAGATATTAATTATGGAGAACTCGTCTATGTTGCCCATTCTTCTTATGAAGGAGAGTGGGCGAGCATTTCCCATACCCATGTTTTATGTGAGATGTTTTTGGTTATTGGTGGTGAAGGTACGATTTATATCGAAGATCAAAAAATTGCCATTGGTCCTTATGACTTTATTGCAATCAACCCCAATGTCAAGCACAGAGAAGTCTCCAGTGAAGATAATCCGCTAGAATATATAGTCTTTGGTGTAGGAAGTATATCCATTGAAATGGATAATAGCCTATACTCAAAAGCGTCTTTTTTGTCCATTACTAAAAAAGTTAATTTTTATACAGAAGAACTTTTGCACATTGGCGATCGTAAAAACAACCATCATCTATTGATGATACAAAATATTTATGAACTTTTATTTTTGGAATATCTGAAAATATCCGGTAATAAAGCGGTTGCTTCAATTACGCAACAAGTGATGCGAGAATGTAATCAGGCAAAGCGGTACATGGAAGCCCACTATGCAGAAAATATCAGCTTGGACCTTCTAGCTGAAGAATTACACTTGAACAAATATTACCTGTCCCACTGTTTTACAAAAACTTATGGGATATCTTTAATGAATTATCTGACGAGTGTCCGTATTCAAGTCAGTAAGAAGTTGTTAAAAGAGACGGATTATAACATTGCATCTATTGCAAACTCTTGTGGATTTACTTCGCAAAGTTATTTTTCCCAATCGTTTAAAAAAATAGTCAAAATGACACCTTATGAATTTCGTAAGCACAATAAATGA
- a CDS encoding FAD-dependent oxidoreductase has product MKNKLIQKTYDFVVIGGGLSGVCAAISASRGGVKTALIQNRPVLGGNASSEIRMHICGADNHGRRKNARETGILDEILLENKYRNPQNSYSIFDTILWEKTHFQDNLDLYLNTHISEVHKSSDRIQSVSGHQLTTEKQYNFSATYFLDATGDGTIAALSGAAYMLGREAKSTFNEQYAPENEDTHCMGNTLLFTTKKMDLPTPFHKPYWANTYIEADLKNRPHGAHGYNYWWIEIGGDELKTIDDTELIRDELLKALYGVWDHIKNKDHQADHYALDWVGFLPGKRESRRVIGDYILTEKDLLAARSFDDAVAYGGWPMDMHVVGGLNTRLDPTTFIDLPDMYTIPYRSLYSKDIHNLLIGGRIISASHMAFGSTRVMGTCAIVGQAIGTSVRLLKEKNIMPNALGPYIQELQQILLKDDVFIPNVVNEDPLDLAKKAILKSSSHTPSHQPENIINGVSRSTNTHNNLWSASIEKPQWIEASWPEPIDINEIHLKFDSNLSQEIMLTLFQSECDVPNTIPEELVKSFSIECFNNNQLVYKKEVSDNYQRFVVIPLSSTLSCDSIKISFNETHGSQDFRLFELRIY; this is encoded by the coding sequence ATGAAAAATAAACTGATACAAAAAACTTATGATTTTGTGGTTATTGGCGGCGGTCTTTCAGGGGTCTGCGCTGCTATATCCGCTAGTAGAGGTGGTGTTAAAACAGCCTTAATTCAAAATCGGCCTGTTCTTGGCGGCAATGCGAGTTCAGAAATACGTATGCATATATGTGGTGCCGATAATCATGGTCGTAGAAAAAATGCTAGAGAAACGGGTATATTAGACGAGATTCTATTAGAGAATAAATATCGTAATCCACAAAATAGCTATTCGATTTTTGATACTATTTTATGGGAAAAGACCCATTTTCAAGATAATCTTGATCTGTATCTAAACACACATATATCTGAAGTTCACAAATCATCAGATAGAATCCAATCCGTATCCGGTCATCAACTGACAACAGAAAAACAATATAATTTTAGTGCTACTTATTTTCTTGATGCAACTGGTGACGGAACAATTGCTGCACTATCTGGGGCCGCCTATATGTTAGGACGTGAAGCAAAATCAACCTTTAATGAACAATATGCCCCTGAAAATGAAGATACCCATTGCATGGGCAATACCTTGCTATTTACAACAAAAAAAATGGATTTACCTACGCCTTTTCATAAACCGTATTGGGCCAATACTTATATAGAAGCTGATTTGAAAAATCGTCCTCATGGCGCCCACGGGTATAACTATTGGTGGATAGAAATAGGTGGCGATGAGCTTAAAACAATTGATGATACTGAACTTATTCGAGACGAACTATTAAAGGCCCTATATGGTGTATGGGACCACATTAAAAATAAAGACCATCAAGCGGATCATTACGCTTTAGATTGGGTGGGATTTTTGCCTGGAAAAAGGGAATCTAGACGAGTTATTGGGGATTATATTTTAACCGAAAAAGACCTTTTAGCCGCAAGGTCTTTTGATGATGCCGTTGCATATGGTGGTTGGCCTATGGACATGCATGTTGTCGGTGGTCTAAATACTCGCCTAGACCCAACAACTTTTATCGATTTACCTGATATGTACACAATCCCTTATCGTTCTTTATACTCAAAAGATATTCATAATTTATTAATTGGCGGACGTATTATTAGTGCTTCACATATGGCTTTTGGTTCCACGCGAGTGATGGGTACATGTGCAATCGTTGGTCAGGCGATCGGAACTTCGGTAAGGTTATTAAAAGAAAAAAATATAATGCCAAATGCCTTAGGTCCATATATTCAGGAATTGCAACAGATACTTCTTAAAGATGATGTTTTTATACCAAATGTTGTAAATGAGGATCCCTTGGATTTAGCAAAAAAAGCAATCCTTAAGAGTTCCTCCCATACTCCTTCACACCAGCCGGAAAATATTATTAATGGGGTAAGTCGATCAACAAATACACATAATAATTTATGGTCCGCAAGTATAGAAAAGCCGCAATGGATTGAAGCCTCTTGGCCAGAGCCCATAGATATAAATGAAATTCATTTAAAATTTGATTCAAATTTGAGTCAAGAAATAATGTTGACACTTTTTCAAAGTGAGTGTGATGTGCCCAATACGATTCCTGAAGAATTAGTTAAATCTTTTAGCATCGAGTGTTTTAATAACAATCAATTAGTATATAAAAAAGAAGTTTCGGATAATTACCAACGATTTGTCGTCATCCCATTATCGTCCACGCTCTCTTGTGATTCCATAAAAATATCTTTTAACGAAACACATGGTTCACAAGATTTCCGTTTATTTGAGTTAAGGATATATTAA
- the gnpA gene encoding 1,3-beta-galactosyl-N-acetylhexosamine phosphorylase: MKDNLRGRLTIPTDTDIVDETLRIVDFLGADAVRDCDGTDFPEELNTLDAKRYATYYTTRKDNAWAKQHPEEVQQCYIMTGFYLASEETLEIPLMQGISDELMQVNERDNPKRWWEVIDRTTGQVVDASLWDYNDQTGRVLINGCKAFHEYTVSFLAYLIWDPVHMYNSVVNEWDDVEHQITFDVRQPKTREHSLKRLKTFLEEKPDVDVVRFTTFFHQFTLVFDELKREKYVDWYGYSASVSPYILEQFEKEVGYPFRAEYIIDQGYYNNQYRNPSKEFMDFVHFQVKEVSALAKEFVDIVHDYGKEAMMFLGDHWIGTEPFLEAFGEIGLDAVVGSVGNGSTLRLISDIEGVKYTEGRFLPYFFPDTFHENGNPIKEAKENWVTARRAILRKPIDRIGYGGYLKLALEFPDFIEYIKSVADEFRVLYDNVKGTTPYCVKTVAVLNAWGHMRAWGNHMVHHALYQKQNYSYAGIVEALAGGPYDVRFISFDDIKQDAHLLDDIDVIINVGGADTAHSGGSYWIDEQIITRIRQFIYSGGGFIGVGEPTAHQYQGRFFQLADALGVEKETGFTLNYDKYNWQEQEHFITQDCDGDIDFGEGQKDIFAMENTTVIAQKDLGIQLATNDFGKGRSVYISGLPYSHQNVRMLHRAILFSAHAQESLEQWHSTNYHIEVHAYVKNNKFCVVNNTYEPQQTKIYRGDGSSFELSMEANEIIWYNINE; encoded by the coding sequence ATGAAAGATAACTTAAGAGGAAGACTGACAATACCAACGGACACAGATATTGTTGATGAAACACTTCGAATTGTAGACTTTTTAGGCGCAGATGCAGTGAGAGACTGTGATGGAACAGACTTTCCGGAAGAGCTAAATACCTTAGATGCAAAACGTTATGCAACCTATTATACAACACGTAAAGACAACGCATGGGCAAAACAGCATCCAGAAGAAGTACAACAATGCTACATCATGACAGGATTTTATCTGGCATCGGAAGAGACCTTAGAGATTCCCCTTATGCAAGGGATTAGCGACGAATTGATGCAAGTCAATGAACGAGACAATCCAAAGCGTTGGTGGGAAGTTATTGATCGAACAACGGGACAAGTTGTTGATGCCAGTTTGTGGGATTATAACGATCAGACAGGTCGTGTTCTCATTAATGGATGTAAAGCTTTTCATGAATATACAGTAAGCTTTTTGGCATACCTTATCTGGGACCCGGTACATATGTACAATAGCGTTGTGAATGAGTGGGATGATGTAGAGCATCAAATCACTTTTGATGTTCGCCAGCCAAAAACTCGTGAACATAGTCTTAAGCGGTTAAAAACTTTTCTAGAAGAAAAACCAGATGTAGATGTAGTACGTTTTACAACATTTTTTCACCAGTTTACCCTTGTATTTGATGAACTAAAACGTGAAAAATATGTGGATTGGTATGGCTATTCAGCATCGGTTAGTCCATATATTCTCGAGCAATTTGAAAAAGAAGTTGGATATCCATTTAGAGCGGAATATATTATAGATCAAGGATACTATAATAACCAATATAGAAACCCATCAAAAGAGTTTATGGATTTTGTGCATTTTCAAGTCAAAGAAGTCTCTGCATTAGCAAAAGAATTCGTAGACATTGTGCATGATTATGGCAAAGAAGCGATGATGTTTCTTGGGGACCATTGGATTGGAACAGAACCATTTTTAGAAGCTTTTGGAGAGATTGGGCTTGATGCAGTAGTAGGTAGTGTTGGTAATGGAAGCACCCTTCGACTAATCAGTGATATTGAAGGTGTCAAATACACAGAAGGACGCTTTTTACCTTACTTTTTCCCGGATACATTCCATGAAAATGGAAATCCAATAAAAGAAGCCAAAGAAAATTGGGTTACTGCACGACGTGCGATTCTTCGAAAACCTATAGACCGTATTGGTTATGGTGGATACCTAAAACTTGCATTAGAATTCCCGGATTTTATTGAGTATATTAAGAGTGTGGCCGACGAATTTAGAGTGTTATATGACAATGTCAAAGGAACAACGCCATACTGTGTAAAAACTGTAGCTGTTTTAAATGCATGGGGACATATGCGTGCATGGGGAAATCACATGGTGCATCATGCATTGTACCAAAAGCAAAACTATAGTTATGCAGGTATCGTTGAAGCACTAGCAGGTGGACCGTATGATGTACGCTTTATTAGCTTTGATGATATTAAGCAAGATGCGCATCTTCTTGATGATATAGATGTTATCATTAATGTGGGAGGAGCAGATACAGCCCATAGTGGTGGTTCTTACTGGATAGACGAGCAGATTATTACACGTATTCGACAGTTTATTTATAGCGGTGGTGGATTTATTGGTGTTGGAGAACCAACAGCCCATCAATATCAAGGACGCTTTTTCCAATTAGCAGATGCCCTGGGTGTTGAAAAAGAAACTGGATTTACACTGAACTATGATAAGTACAACTGGCAAGAACAAGAGCACTTTATTACACAAGATTGTGATGGAGACATTGATTTTGGTGAAGGACAAAAAGACATCTTTGCTATGGAAAACACAACAGTCATTGCGCAAAAAGACTTAGGTATTCAACTTGCGACCAATGATTTTGGAAAAGGGCGAAGTGTGTATATTAGCGGATTGCCTTACAGTCATCAAAACGTGCGAATGTTACACCGTGCAATTCTTTTCTCAGCACATGCACAAGAGAGCTTAGAGCAATGGCATAGTACCAACTATCATATTGAAGTCCATGCATATGTGAAAAACAATAAATTCTGTGTTGTGAATAATACTTATGAGCCTCAACAGACAAAAATCTATCGAGGCGATGGAAGTTCCTTTGAATTATCCATGGAAGCCAATGAAATAATTTGGTATAATATCAATGAATAA
- a CDS encoding sensor histidine kinase produces the protein MKSKNYSLHSKLIRGMLLGTIIPMIIAPIIGYVYTRDVLLNNTQIVTDQLLENIDQSINHVIDDIISASNVVALDDVIQEVLLSPPNSIIDKIYREKIVLERLHYMEASNLYPYMVESTIVTFDNEIYTTSFEMYPDIEKIVKSDWYIESLNNNGFFIWKAPSNNIMDYEGGITLVRLLTKNYYQQAGVLLIHLFPSSSLSDILQRDSELNGTQRCIINETGDTILKSNNDYVYSKEEILKIATKKGVIDTTHGKMYVGTKKIQKTNWTLIQLVPYEIIIAEVKNYRNGLLIVNIIGIIFLLSIIIYTSFKESKGVRQLVLSVNEISHGNLDVNIEAVGSKEIIMLKDNMNYMVRALKESMMRVELETKQKEEAKLKSLQAQINPHFLLNTLNGIKWFCVIENAKNSEKMIKQLGYLLENTLGKFDDFITLEKEVDLLKSYIDIQKMRYGKRIKVCYELDAKTLKAKVPVLLLQPIVENSIIHGFDEEQQDGVIIIRSIHKIDYIEIWIEDNGKGMTPEEEKRIFENKKSTERFSSIGIRNVKERIELYYEPPCGLGIETELGTGTKTILLIKNKEQE, from the coding sequence ATGAAAAGTAAAAATTATTCTTTGCATTCAAAATTAATTCGTGGCATGCTTCTAGGAACAATCATACCAATGATTATTGCACCGATTATTGGATATGTATATACAAGAGATGTTTTATTAAACAATACACAGATTGTTACTGACCAGTTGTTAGAGAATATTGACCAAAGTATTAACCATGTCATTGATGATATCATCAGTGCATCTAATGTAGTTGCATTAGATGATGTCATACAAGAAGTTTTGTTATCGCCACCGAATTCAATCATTGATAAAATTTATAGAGAAAAAATTGTGCTAGAACGTTTACATTATATGGAAGCGAGTAACCTATATCCATACATGGTTGAGTCGACGATTGTGACATTTGATAATGAAATATATACCACCAGCTTTGAGATGTATCCGGATATCGAGAAAATCGTAAAAAGTGATTGGTACATAGAGAGTCTAAATAATAATGGCTTTTTTATTTGGAAGGCCCCATCAAATAATATCATGGATTATGAGGGAGGAATTACATTAGTAAGGTTGTTAACCAAAAATTATTATCAACAAGCAGGTGTGCTTCTGATACACTTATTTCCCAGTTCAAGCTTAAGTGATATTTTGCAAAGAGATAGTGAATTAAATGGAACTCAAAGATGTATTATTAATGAAACAGGTGACACGATACTAAAGTCAAATAATGATTATGTATATTCAAAAGAAGAGATTCTAAAAATTGCAACAAAAAAAGGGGTGATTGATACAACCCATGGGAAAATGTATGTCGGAACAAAGAAAATTCAAAAGACAAATTGGACATTGATACAACTTGTACCTTATGAAATTATCATTGCAGAAGTGAAGAATTATCGAAATGGCTTATTAATAGTTAATATAATCGGAATAATATTTCTCTTAAGTATAATTATATATACATCCTTTAAAGAATCTAAAGGTGTAAGACAATTAGTGCTTTCGGTAAATGAGATTAGTCATGGGAATCTTGATGTCAATATTGAAGCTGTTGGAAGCAAAGAAATAATCATGTTAAAAGATAATATGAACTATATGGTTCGTGCATTAAAAGAATCAATGATGCGGGTGGAACTTGAGACAAAGCAGAAAGAAGAAGCCAAACTTAAATCTTTACAAGCTCAGATTAATCCGCACTTTTTACTGAATACATTAAATGGTATAAAATGGTTTTGTGTTATAGAAAATGCAAAAAACTCGGAAAAGATGATCAAGCAACTAGGTTATTTATTAGAAAATACACTAGGGAAGTTCGATGATTTTATTACATTAGAAAAAGAAGTGGATCTATTAAAAAGCTATATAGATATTCAAAAAATGCGATATGGTAAACGTATTAAGGTTTGCTATGAATTAGATGCAAAAACATTAAAAGCAAAAGTTCCGGTACTATTATTACAACCCATTGTTGAAAATTCTATAATCCATGGATTTGACGAAGAACAACAAGATGGTGTTATTATCATTCGTTCAATTCATAAGATTGATTATATTGAAATATGGATTGAAGATAATGGAAAAGGTATGACGCCGGAAGAAGAAAAACGTATTTTTGAGAATAAAAAAAGCACAGAAAGATTTTCAAGTATTGGCATTCGAAATGTTAAAGAACGCATCGAGCTATATTATGAACCGCCGTGTGGACTTGGTATTGAAACAGAATTAGGCACAGGAACCAAAACAATATTACTGATTAAAAATAAGGAGCAAGAATGA
- a CDS encoding AraC family transcriptional regulator — protein MNIKKNEYLPKTITLIEQSLNDLKKNYDVYINFHDVIGLSLIDQEISRVLNTYAYHHNFYCNHIKSTPDGFHQCIKQKNKALHHAFKIQEPFWGHCYADFHELVIPIIIKNHYIGALFIGNNILSIANYPIFYRDLKIISLMFDTLFYDYEKYLITRTEDTSYRAKNYIVTTMSFIKDNFNQDLSLSLLAKNAFCNPTYLSSQFKKITNITLNQYITNIRIQESLYYLESTHLSITNIALKVGFSDGSYYSKKFKEQMNITPMQYRQSHM, from the coding sequence ATGAATATTAAAAAAAATGAATATCTGCCAAAAACTATAACCTTAATTGAACAGAGTTTAAATGATTTGAAAAAAAACTATGATGTTTATATTAATTTTCATGATGTCATTGGTTTATCGCTTATTGATCAAGAGATTAGCCGTGTCCTCAATACATATGCCTATCATCATAATTTTTATTGTAATCATATTAAATCTACCCCAGACGGATTTCATCAATGTATTAAGCAAAAAAATAAGGCATTGCATCATGCCTTTAAAATTCAAGAACCTTTTTGGGGACATTGCTATGCGGATTTTCACGAACTCGTTATCCCCATCATTATTAAAAATCATTATATTGGCGCTTTATTTATTGGAAATAATATCCTGTCAATAGCTAATTATCCTATATTCTATAGGGATTTAAAGATAATTTCTCTAATGTTTGATACTCTCTTTTATGATTACGAAAAATACTTAATAACACGTACAGAAGACACCTCATATAGAGCCAAGAATTACATTGTAACAACTATGTCTTTTATCAAAGATAACTTCAATCAGGATTTGTCGCTTTCTTTGCTGGCTAAAAATGCTTTTTGCAATCCTACGTATTTAAGTTCTCAATTCAAAAAGATTACGAATATTACACTCAATCAATATATAACAAATATACGTATCCAAGAATCTTTATATTATTTAGAATCTACCCATTTATCCATTACAAATATCGCTTTAAAAGTTGGTTTTAGTGATGGCTCTTACTACAGCAAAAAATTTAAAGAACAAATGAATATTACGCCGATGCAATACAGACAAAGTCATATGTGA
- a CDS encoding FAD-dependent oxidoreductase — MKKYFEAEREIPIFGNYDVIVIGGGPAGFSAAVNAGKEGAKTLLIEQSGQLGGVATTGLMSHWTGNTKGGFYEEILVRSNYLHGNDILDYKEEQKLINPEQLKVLMLEMIEEAKVDLLLYTFAADVIMVESAIKGVVIENKSGRQAIYGKVIVDASGDGDIAAKSGARFYKGREYDGKMQPMTIMFKMGGVKTKEVRYVTFFEDSYELKNGEDLQSYARKHIPYPAGHVLIYPSVLPGIVTLNMTNAIKVDGTKAEDLTRAEIQCRKQIPIIEKFLKENIQGFENAYVMSSASIIGVRETRHFIGRQTITEKDILEAKLFDDWAVVNAHFNFDVHNLEGAGLDETGKQKHFKQTKYYSIPYGCFVPEKIEGLLLAGRNISGTHMAHSSYRVMPICVNMGQAVGIAAAISVKNKIKPNELSISQLQDRLKQLGVQPE, encoded by the coding sequence ATGAAAAAGTATTTTGAAGCAGAAAGAGAAATTCCAATCTTTGGCAACTATGATGTTATTGTCATTGGCGGTGGACCGGCGGGTTTTTCTGCAGCAGTGAATGCAGGGAAAGAAGGGGCGAAGACCTTATTGATTGAACAATCCGGTCAACTAGGCGGAGTTGCAACAACAGGACTAATGAGTCATTGGACAGGAAATACTAAGGGTGGATTTTATGAAGAAATCTTAGTTCGTAGTAATTATTTACATGGTAATGATATCTTAGATTATAAGGAAGAACAAAAACTCATTAATCCAGAACAACTTAAAGTATTAATGCTAGAGATGATTGAGGAAGCAAAGGTGGATTTATTATTATATACATTTGCAGCAGATGTTATCATGGTAGAAAGTGCAATCAAAGGTGTTGTAATAGAAAACAAATCCGGGCGACAAGCGATTTACGGGAAAGTTATTGTAGATGCAAGTGGAGATGGCGACATAGCTGCTAAGTCAGGAGCTAGATTTTATAAAGGACGTGAGTATGATGGAAAAATGCAACCAATGACAATCATGTTTAAAATGGGGGGCGTAAAGACAAAAGAGGTTCGATATGTTACATTTTTTGAAGATAGCTACGAATTAAAAAATGGCGAGGATCTTCAATCATATGCAAGAAAGCATATCCCATATCCTGCAGGGCATGTTTTGATATATCCATCTGTCTTACCTGGTATTGTTACATTAAATATGACCAATGCAATTAAAGTTGATGGAACAAAAGCTGAAGACCTAACTAGAGCTGAAATACAGTGCAGAAAACAAATTCCCATTATTGAAAAATTTTTAAAGGAAAATATACAAGGATTTGAAAATGCATATGTTATGAGTTCTGCATCTATTATTGGTGTTCGTGAGACTCGGCATTTTATTGGGCGTCAAACAATCACAGAAAAGGATATTTTAGAGGCTAAGTTATTTGACGATTGGGCAGTTGTCAATGCACATTTTAATTTTGATGTACATAATTTAGAGGGAGCCGGTCTTGATGAAACGGGAAAGCAAAAGCATTTTAAACAAACAAAATATTATTCGATTCCATATGGATGTTTTGTTCCAGAAAAAATTGAAGGGTTGCTTCTAGCGGGAAGGAATATTTCAGGAACCCATATGGCTCATTCAAGTTATAGAGTTATGCCAATTTGCGTTAATATGGGTCAAGCGGTAGGTATAGCAGCTGCGATATCTGTAAAAAACAAGATCAAGCCAAATGAACTTTCTATAAGTCAGCTTCAAGATCGATTGAAGCAATTAGGGGTACAACCAGAATAA
- a CDS encoding response regulator, producing the protein MKVLIVDDEVLVRKGLVMGIEWQKLGFNTVLEANNGLTALEIIKVEKPDLVFTDIKMPKMDGLELIDRIKAIYPATVIIVLSCLNDSEVVREAMKFNRALDFIPKLSMSTDELEKIVCMAKSYIHKENEAKKLLKADIISYKIMNQIKKMLEIRDAIGCKKIMKGIIDDLVSKGIEYDDFAGKYELISIFNFELEKNKHSIEDIIIGDDNGLDYLNSVKDLDAFQKKMLYFIDVFFEYLAKNENVQFSEEVNKTIHYIHENYMKQVRLKDIAFMVGLNESYLSRVFKKQMGKTIIEYLNFVRINYSKELLKDQLCLNEIAELVGYSSESYYSRMFKQYEGVSPKKYQKSTFI; encoded by the coding sequence ATGAAGGTACTGATTGTTGATGATGAAGTTTTAGTAAGAAAAGGACTAGTCATGGGCATTGAATGGCAAAAGTTGGGCTTTAATACAGTGCTCGAGGCCAATAATGGACTGACAGCACTTGAGATAATTAAAGTTGAAAAACCGGATCTAGTTTTTACAGATATAAAAATGCCCAAAATGGATGGTTTAGAGTTAATTGACCGAATTAAAGCAATATATCCGGCCACCGTAATCATTGTTTTAAGCTGCTTGAATGACAGTGAAGTTGTACGTGAAGCGATGAAGTTTAATCGAGCGCTTGATTTTATCCCCAAATTATCAATGAGTACAGATGAACTAGAAAAAATAGTTTGTATGGCAAAAAGTTATATTCATAAAGAAAATGAAGCAAAGAAACTACTTAAAGCGGACATAATTTCCTATAAGATTATGAATCAAATAAAAAAAATGCTTGAGATTCGCGATGCCATAGGTTGTAAAAAAATAATGAAGGGAATTATAGATGATTTAGTGTCAAAAGGCATTGAATATGATGATTTTGCAGGGAAATATGAATTAATCAGTATTTTTAATTTTGAGTTAGAAAAAAATAAGCACTCAATCGAAGATATTATCATTGGAGACGATAATGGACTCGATTATCTAAACTCCGTTAAGGACTTGGATGCTTTTCAAAAGAAAATGCTTTATTTTATCGATGTATTTTTTGAGTATCTTGCAAAGAATGAAAACGTACAGTTCTCAGAGGAAGTCAATAAAACGATACATTATATACATGAAAATTATATGAAGCAAGTGCGATTAAAAGATATCGCTTTTATGGTGGGTCTGAATGAGTCTTATTTATCTAGGGTATTTAAGAAGCAAATGGGTAAGACAATCATTGAGTATTTAAATTTTGTGCGCATAAATTATTCGAAAGAATTATTGAAAGACCAATTGTGTTTAAATGAAATAGCTGAACTTGTAGGTTATAGTAGTGAAAGTTATTATTCTAGAATGTTTAAGCAATATGAAGGTGTATCTCCCAAAAAATATCAAAAATCGACATTTATTTGA
- a CDS encoding AraC family transcriptional regulator gives MRKYQGLINYIEAFEKEYELKVIIKDYLGFLEFNKMTLEYFNDYYIHKSTQCMIIKQLDGCWKRCYDQKDKIYKYLQVKKKPFFGTCYAGVTEFVYPIYFSSSEGNIFNEKILIGSINVGSFYSEEVTRRVNKLGLEARTQHRLIKECWLRKSINDFDLEELEKKVETMSYLVSGLFYEEEKQLIQTGTYKNKYNIYILNHAIAYIENNFMNHINLQDIAEFCHCSKSLLSHTFKKNKKKTIRAYINEMRIHVSKQILQESNQSILDIALSVGYKDSNYFCKVFTNIEGIPPTTYRKQVQDEK, from the coding sequence ATGAGAAAATACCAAGGATTAATAAATTATATTGAAGCGTTTGAGAAGGAATATGAACTTAAAGTTATTATTAAAGATTACTTAGGTTTTTTAGAATTCAACAAAATGACTTTAGAGTATTTTAATGATTATTATATACATAAAAGTACTCAATGCATGATTATTAAACAATTAGATGGATGTTGGAAAAGATGTTATGACCAAAAGGATAAAATTTATAAATATTTGCAGGTTAAGAAAAAACCATTTTTTGGAACTTGCTATGCTGGAGTTACCGAATTTGTCTATCCTATTTATTTTTCAAGTTCAGAAGGTAATATATTCAATGAAAAAATATTAATTGGCTCGATCAATGTTGGATCCTTTTATAGCGAAGAAGTGACTCGGCGAGTGAATAAGCTAGGACTCGAGGCGAGGACACAACATCGATTGATAAAAGAATGCTGGTTGCGTAAGAGTATAAATGATTTCGATTTAGAAGAACTAGAGAAAAAAGTGGAGACTATGTCCTACTTGGTATCCGGTCTATTTTATGAAGAAGAAAAGCAATTGATTCAAACAGGAACATATAAGAATAAGTACAATATATATATTCTAAATCATGCTATAGCATACATTGAAAATAATTTCATGAACCATATTAATCTCCAAGATATTGCTGAGTTTTGTCATTGCAGTAAGTCCCTATTAAGCCACACATTTAAAAAAAATAAAAAGAAAACAATTCGAGCTTATATCAATGAAATGCGAATTCATGTAAGCAAGCAAATACTCCAAGAAAGTAATCAATCCATTTTAGATATAGCATTGTCAGTCGGCTATAAAGACAGCAATTATTTTTGTAAAGTATTTACAAATATTGAAGGCATACCTCCGACAACATACAGAAAGCAGGTACAAGATGAAAAGTAA